In a genomic window of Alphaproteobacteria bacterium:
- the sucD gene encoding succinate--CoA ligase subunit alpha, with translation MSILIDRNTKVICQGFTGKHGTFHSEQALAYGTKLVGGVTPGKGGTTHLELPVFDTVGQAVKKTNATASVIYVPAGFAADAIFEAADAGVELIVCITEGIPTLDMVRVKRALEGTKVRLIGPNCPGIITPDECKIGIMPGSIHKPGKIGVVSRSGTLTYEAVAQTTAAGLGQTTCIGIGGDPIKGMNFVDVLKLFWADDATLGILLIGEIGGQDEQDAAAFIAHQYKKGHHKPVVSFIAGMTAPSGRRMGHAGAIIAGAGASAGEKIEVLRKAGVHIAVSPAELGSTMLRAMQESKIIS, from the coding sequence ATGTCTATTCTCATTGATCGTAACACCAAAGTGATTTGCCAAGGATTTACAGGTAAACATGGGACATTCCATTCGGAGCAAGCATTGGCATACGGGACCAAATTGGTTGGAGGTGTCACACCTGGCAAAGGAGGAACAACCCATCTCGAGCTCCCGGTTTTTGATACGGTTGGGCAAGCCGTCAAGAAAACAAATGCCACTGCTTCTGTCATCTATGTCCCTGCAGGGTTTGCAGCGGATGCCATCTTTGAGGCAGCCGATGCAGGCGTTGAGCTCATTGTCTGCATTACAGAAGGCATCCCGACCTTGGATATGGTTCGAGTCAAACGGGCCTTGGAAGGAACAAAAGTGCGCCTCATTGGTCCCAATTGTCCCGGGATCATAACGCCCGATGAATGCAAAATTGGCATTATGCCAGGATCCATTCATAAGCCTGGGAAAATAGGAGTAGTTTCCCGCTCCGGAACCTTGACCTATGAAGCTGTGGCGCAAACGACGGCGGCGGGTCTTGGTCAGACGACCTGCATTGGTATTGGCGGAGATCCCATTAAGGGTATGAACTTTGTGGATGTGCTCAAATTATTTTGGGCAGACGATGCTACACTAGGAATTCTCTTAATTGGCGAAATCGGGGGGCAAGATGAACAAGATGCAGCTGCCTTTATTGCCCATCAATACAAGAAAGGTCATCACAAGCCGGTGGTCTCGTTTATAGCTGGCATGACAGCGCCTTCCGGGCGACGTATGGGCCATGCAGGCGCGATTATTGCTGGGGCTGGTGCAAGCGCAGGTGAAAAGATAGAAGTTTTACGCAAAGCGGGTGTACATATAGCCGTTTCTCCTGCAGAATTGGGTAGTACGATGCTAAGAGCGATGCAAGAGTCAAAAATCATCAGCTAG